The segment GGCCCCGGGCGCTGTCATCTGCAGCAGCTTCTTTCTGCGATGGCAGGAGGTGAAGCAAAGCCAGGGCTGTCGCGGCCGTCCCCCTGCACGTCCCCCAGCAGGAATGCCGCGCCGGCGACGGTGGAGACAATGCAAAAGCAGATGGTGCGGCAGGAGCCCGGACGCTCCCCGCAGCTGCCGAGGCGGCGTGTCCAGGATTGCCTGCCACCTCTCCTGCCGCAGTGCCAGCGAGGACCCTGGGGAGGGTCTCCAGTGGGGTAAATCCGTGCAGCTCCGCTGGTTTCAGCCCTGCTTTGGGATGGCCGAGGATCGGACCCCCACTTAAAAAGCACCCTGTCTCTAACGTCTCCGGTGTTACCCAGGAAGGTGCTGTAGGTACTTCCGAAGTGCCTTATTCCCACTGCCAGCATGTGCCTGCTGGTAGCAGCGTTGCTCTTCATGCTGCAAAACCAAGCTgggctgttttccttctgtccccAGGCTCATGTCAGTCCCTGTTTCACATCCCTGCGCTGCTGGGGTGCTCAGAGATACTTCCAGCCAGCCCTTTGTTTAAAACCACCCTTTTTGCCCCCAAATATTAGGCATGGAGTCAGCAATCCGGCCAACTTTCCTGGACAATGATAAGATTTTCATTACCTTTGTGCTTGGAGCCCTGACGCTGCATCTCTTCACACCAATTCTTTCAGCCGTGGTTGAACTACCCCCAACCCACGACGAACaatcctcctgcctgctccagccagatgtgccacagctgcagcagatcCAGCCAGGCCCAGCGAGAGATCGATGCCCACCTACCCCCTGCGTGCAAGAAGGGTGTCACCTCGGGCTCAAGTGACAGCCAACTCGGTCTTTGTCCCTGGGGATTTTATTCCCTTAGCCCCACAGCCctcactgcaggcagcagccactgcaggcagcagccactGCAGGCAGCGCCTGAGCAGGGAGGGCTCTCCTGGCACGCTCGCTGAGCACCCCGGCCACCAGACGTCCTACGAGCATGGTCCCCAGGTCCTGCTCTCCCCATGGATCATCCTGCCCGTGCTGGCTCCTGCATGGCTCATTTTGGACAAGCAGCAGCCGCTTTCCCGGTACCCGACTCCCAGCCAGCGACCTCGGAGCCGGCTAAAGGTTGGAGCGGCAGAACGGTGCTTCTGGAACAACCGAGTCTCCGATGCCTTCGAGGAGGTTGTCCCATTGATCGAACTCCTCTTCCAGGTCTGCATGGGGCAGAGATGGTGACGGGGTTACTACAGCGATTATCAGCCCGGCTCCAGGCGTAAAGGAGGAGCAGCCACCGGACCCCTTTGCTTTATGCACCGGGATGTGAAGCACCAAACCCAagcccagggaggcagcagccaccCCACAGCCTCCTGCAAGCGGGGGAGCTCTCGTGCCCTCCCGAGCCCCCCGCCAACGTGCCCTCCACCCTGCGCCGTACTGAGATGCCTCTGCAGGAAGGCCAGAGCCGCCCGGCTGGTGATGTCCAGACCCTTGTAGGGGTCGAGGGTCCCTCTCGCGCTGAAGATGCGGCTGATGAGCTTCCCGGTGAGAAAGGTGAAGTCGGTCTGGCTGTGGTGCACGGATCCCCTGGGACAGGGAAGGGATCTGCCtcagagggagctggggagaggTCCTGCTGGGAGGTGCTGCCAGGAGGGGACCGGCGGGTGGGTACCCCCAGCCCCTAACTCACAGGATGGTTATAATCTTTGTCTGGCTGTTTCTGGAGCTCAGCCTCTTCATTCTGGCAATGCTTTCTGGTGTCTGGAACTTCTCAGTGTTGATGAAGAGCACGGGCTTGGGCACCTCTGGGTACAGCACGTTCTCCAGGGGGAACATCCAGGCATCGAGAGCCACAGCGCACCTGCAGCAGGATGGACACCCAGCACTGTCACCCATGCCACAGCTTCCCTTCCCACCGGAATGAGCCCTGTGTCCCCGGAGCTTCCCGCAGCTCCTCATCCCTGCTGCGGCTTACCTGAAGCTGGGCTCTTTCACCAAGGCCAGCACTGCTGTCACCCCACCGAAGGAATGGCCCATGACGGCGACTTTGGTCAGATCAACGCTGTCCTGCAAaaaggaggaggctgaggagtCCATGCCCAACTCGCTGCAGAAGGTTCCTAATTAAGGGAGAAAAAGCCAAGGGAAGAAGATCAGCAAAGCCCCACTGCTCTGCCCTCTGCAAGGGATGCCGTGTCCCGTTTTCACCACCGGTGCAATGGGACCTGGCTTCCCTGGCACgcatggaggagaaaaaggagagaggcacCAAGAAGCCGAGATGTGGAAGGCTATGGCTCTGCACAGACCTCGCTCGTCCCAGGAGGAAAAGTCTCACACAACAAGGACTGATCCTGGCAGCAAAGGGCACCCGGACCCCCCCACCAGCCAAACGATCCCCCCGGCTGCTCCTTCAGCACAGACAGACCCAGATACCTGCAGCACGGAGAGATCAAAGTCCTGGTGAAGGACATTCGTGACAGATTTACCGCTGCTGATGTCCTTGAAGAGTCGGAGCACTCGCACGCATTCCTCCACTCTCTGATGAACCTGGGAGCGAGAGTTGCCCCTTCCCCGGTTAACCCAGCTCCTCCAACCCGCAAATTTGGGGCCAGATCCTCCCCCTGACATCCCCCCATGCTCATCCCTCTAAAACCGCAGTGCTCAGATGCAACCTTTCCCtctatttataatttatttctcattcacCCTCAACATTTACGCTCACGGGTTCATTTTTATAGGAAAACCGTTGCCCTTGTTTGTGCAATGTGCCGTGAGGCAGAGCATACACAAAAATAAGAGGCTGGGAGGTGATTCAAGACTGCCAAAAGCACCTCCGACCGCTGTGTTTCCTAGAGAGCTTTTCTATGACAAATCTCGACTCGACGTTGTCCTTTTCAAGGAGGCAGGAACGAGCAGGGGGAGAACCTGGCTCAGCAGGAAAccttcctgctccccagcaaGCAGCTGTCCAGGGTAATCCCAGAGAGACAAAAATCGGAGCGTGAACAAACCCAGCCGCCGGTCTGGAGCCTCGCCAGCCcgtggtgctgggctgggcagaAAGCCCGTTTCTCCCCGGGCTGCAGGTGACGTTAAGCATCCGGGGATGCGGcaaagcccagcccagctcctgctgggaTCAGCTAGAGCTGGACAGAGAAACTCCATGAAACGGAGATAAACAGgttgaacagatttttttgcaaGTAGAAAGCTCAGCCCCAGCATCGCGGCAGTACAGGTTTGGGAAGGGCGGGAGATGAAGACCCCAGGCATGGGAGGCCAGCTTGGCTTGCAGGAGGGATTTCACGCCTCCTGGGTTGCCCACCCTTAACCCCCCACCCTGATACCTGCTTGTTTCGGAAATAAAACTCCTTCTGGCCTTGGGGCACCCGTTGGTAGGGGAtccactcctctctcccagcctcCGCCGTGCAGAAATACGTCATGGAGGCAGAATGGTCCCTGCAGTGGTGGGAGGGCAGGCAGTCACGTCACGGGGGAGCACCGGCGGCTCCCCAGGGTGCgatgccctgccagccctgtcaCGGCTGCCGAATTCAGCGGGGACCGGGGCACCCACCTGTGCTCCAGCGCCGCCACCACGAAGCCCCAGGACACCAACTCAGAGCAGACCGAGGAGTACAGGGtcctgccagggaggggagcGGGTTCAGGGCTGCCCCACCAAGGCAAGGCAGGTCCAAGCAGGGCCATGGGAGGGCCCGGGACACCCGCGTCCCCACCCCAGTTCTGgctcagcacccccagccccgctcaGGGCTCATCCTACCGAAAGGCTCCCAGGCCGTGGGAGAAGATGATCAGTGGGTATCCACTGCTGCAGGCCTTGAAAGGGCCGTTCCAGCTCACCGGCACTCTGCAGGAGCCTGCGGGGAAGAGAAACCCCCAGGAAAAGGGGGGGAGACAGCAccggggtgctgctgctgctgcagcgggcccctgctcagctccctccctgccaccctGCTTCCCTGAGCACAGGGGACGGGCTTGGTGGCCTTGAACCCCACTAAGGGAGGGGGTCCCTAAGGAATGGAGGAGCCCCCAGGATGGGGGGTGTGGTGCCTGCAACCCCCTTACCCATGGTGAAGCTGAGCAGGGGTGCGCACCAGCGCCGGCTGCAGCGGGCGAAGTCGGCCAGCCCGCTGCAGTACTCATAGCGCGGGATCCAAAGCGGCTGCTCGGCCCCTGCCCGGGGCACGCAGGGGTAGAAGAGGCGGAGGAAGAGCCCCTGGGGGAGAGACGGGAAAGGGGGACGCGGTGGTGACAGCACGGAGCGGCGGTGGCCGTGTCCTCGGCAAACTCAGCCCTTGCAAATCCCGGCTGGCTGCAGCCACCCTGCTGCCCATGGAagcctgtccccgtccccatccctgtcctcGTCCCGTACCTGCTGCGTGTGGCCCACCATGACGTCTGCGCAGCCCACGTGGTGGGGTCCCTTCCCCAGGGGCAGTGCCAGCGACTGCGTTCCCCCCATGCTGCCGTGGCTGAGCCTAGGCGGAGGCACAGGGTCAGCATCCGTCCCCGGCCCGGGGGACCCCGACTCGgtccctcctccttcccccacccctctcccGTTGCCCAGACCCCGGGCATCCCCCCAGCACCACGCCAGCAGCTGCTCAGAGATGAAACCCTCCCGGGTGCTCCCGCAGCGGGGCAGTGGGGCTGACGGCTGGTCGGTGC is part of the Balearica regulorum gibbericeps isolate bBalReg1 chromosome 22, bBalReg1.pri, whole genome shotgun sequence genome and harbors:
- the PAFAH2 gene encoding platelet-activating factor acetylhydrolase 2, cytoplasmic → MGGTQSLALPLGKGPHHVGCADVMVGHTQQGLFLRLFYPCVPRAGAEQPLWIPRYEYCSGLADFARCSRRWCAPLLSFTMGSCRVPVSWNGPFKACSSGYPLIIFSHGLGAFRTLYSSVCSELVSWGFVVAALEHRDHSASMTYFCTAEAGREEWIPYQRVPQGQKEFYFRNKQVHQRVEECVRVLRLFKDISSGKSVTNVLHQDFDLSVLQDSVDLTKVAVMGHSFGGVTAVLALVKEPSFRCAVALDAWMFPLENVLYPEVPKPVLFINTEKFQTPESIARMKRLSSRNSQTKIITILGSVHHSQTDFTFLTGKLISRIFSARGTLDPYKGLDITSRAALAFLQRHLNLEEEFDQWDNLLEGIGDSVVPEAPFCRSNL